Genomic DNA from Halobaculum sp. CBA1158:
CCGAACTCCCCGACGATGTCGCCGGAGACGGAGACGCTCGCGACGCCCAGCGAGGTGGCGACGAGCACCTGCACCACGTCGTCGGGGGTCGTGAACACGCGCTTCTCGGCGATGGTCGGCATGCCCGGGCGTCCGGCGGCGGGGCGAATAAGCCCCGCGGAGCGCCGCCGCGTGGGACCCGCGGGCCACGGAAACGAGCGGCAGGGAAACGCGAGGCATCGAAACGCTTAGTGTCGGAGTGCGCCAACGCCGGCGCATGCAGAAGCTCATCGTCCACGGCGACCCCGGCGTCCGCAAGGACGGCGTCATCGAGTACGACGGCGAGGAGATGCGCGTCTTCGCCGTCCAGCGCCAGGGCGACTTCCACGGCCCCGACGAGCCCCAGTTGTGGTGCACCATC
This window encodes:
- a CDS encoding HAH_0734 family protein — encoded protein: MQKLIVHGDPGVRKDGVIEYDGEEMRVFAVQRQGDFHGPDEPQLWCTIGTDDEREDFERRNYVPHWLEVDTIEAEAVDVLVAGGDLTV